In Nocardioides sp. JQ2195, a genomic segment contains:
- a CDS encoding ABC transporter ATP-binding protein, producing MDHFLTVQDLQVHFTTADGIVKATDGLSYTLDRGKTLGIVGESGSGKSVSSSAIMGLHQGTSARIEGHVWLDGVDLLTLSKPEMRKLRGKDVAMIFQDPLSALHPYYTVGHQISEAYRVHNAVSKKQARKKVVEMLDLVGIPQPERRFDGFPHEYSGGMRQRAMIAMALINDPSLLIADEPTTALDVTVQAQILDLLQKLQEEFNTAIIMITHDLGVVAEMADDALVMYAGRAVEYGPVSEVLTRPEMPYTWGLLSSVPDVTADTDVRMVPIPGNPPSLLNQPPGCPFEPRCVHSPKVPGDLCRTTLPELLEGPRGGGHLTRCHLPNPDVIYETEVAQDVIPVQSEER from the coding sequence ATGGATCACTTCCTCACCGTCCAAGACCTTCAGGTCCACTTCACCACCGCGGACGGCATCGTCAAGGCCACCGACGGGCTCTCCTACACGCTCGACCGGGGGAAGACACTCGGGATCGTCGGAGAGTCCGGTTCGGGCAAGTCGGTCTCGAGCTCGGCGATCATGGGGCTGCACCAGGGCACGTCGGCGCGCATCGAGGGCCACGTCTGGTTGGACGGCGTCGACCTGCTCACCTTGTCGAAGCCCGAGATGCGGAAGCTGCGCGGCAAGGATGTCGCGATGATCTTCCAGGACCCGCTCTCGGCGTTGCACCCCTACTACACCGTGGGTCACCAGATCTCCGAGGCCTATCGAGTGCACAACGCGGTCTCCAAGAAGCAGGCGCGCAAGAAGGTCGTCGAGATGCTCGACCTGGTCGGCATTCCGCAACCGGAACGACGCTTCGACGGGTTCCCGCACGAGTACTCCGGCGGCATGCGCCAGCGCGCCATGATCGCGATGGCGTTGATCAACGACCCCAGCCTCCTCATCGCCGACGAGCCGACGACGGCGCTCGACGTGACGGTGCAGGCGCAGATCCTGGACCTGCTCCAGAAGCTGCAGGAGGAGTTCAACACCGCGATCATCATGATCACCCACGACCTCGGTGTGGTCGCCGAGATGGCTGACGACGCACTCGTGATGTACGCCGGCCGGGCGGTCGAGTACGGCCCCGTCAGCGAGGTGCTGACCCGCCCGGAGATGCCCTACACCTGGGGCCTGCTCTCCAGCGTCCCGGACGTGACCGCAGACACCGACGTTCGCATGGTGCCCATTCCCGGGAACCCGCCCAGCCTGTTGAACCAGCCGCCCGGTTGTCCCTTCGAGCCGCGCTGCGTGCACTCTCCGAAGGTGCCCGGTGACCTGTGCCGGACCACCTTGCCGGAGCTGCTCGAGGGTCCGCGCGGTGGTGGCCACCTGACCCGTTGCCACCTTCCGAACCCTGATGTGATCTACGAAACCGAAGTGGCCCAGGACGTCATTCCCGTGCAGTCTGAGGAGCGCTGA
- a CDS encoding ABC transporter permease produces the protein MWAYAARRIVIGVMLLLALTLVTFVLFFASPADQARHACGKQCTDEQVAVTEKALGYDKPVYEQWGLFVKGLVSGREFPADPELKKTHPEFITDCDAPCLGYSKTNGKTVNYLIGEAAPVSVSLAVVAVVMWLVFGVTLGIVAAVVKGSIIDRGIVGLTLLIYAFPTFFLGVFFLKFVVIKWGILAYPGYVSIAEGGVATWLNNLLLPGMTLALVFLASYVRMTRAFVLESLGEDYIRTARAKGLTSRRVLFKHALRAALTPLVTMTGIDFASLLGGAIITEQVFAYSGMGKLTVDSSQAWDLPTIIGIVVVAGTFVILANIIVDICYALIDPRVRLG, from the coding sequence ATGTGGGCCTACGCTGCACGCCGAATCGTGATCGGGGTGATGTTGCTGCTGGCACTGACCTTGGTCACCTTCGTGCTCTTCTTCGCCAGCCCTGCCGACCAGGCACGCCACGCTTGCGGCAAGCAGTGCACGGATGAGCAGGTCGCCGTCACCGAGAAGGCTCTCGGCTACGACAAGCCCGTCTACGAGCAGTGGGGGTTGTTCGTCAAGGGCCTGGTCTCGGGACGCGAGTTCCCGGCCGACCCCGAGCTGAAGAAGACGCACCCTGAGTTCATCACCGACTGCGACGCACCCTGCCTGGGCTACTCCAAGACCAACGGCAAGACCGTCAACTACCTCATCGGGGAGGCGGCTCCGGTCTCGGTGTCGCTGGCGGTCGTGGCCGTCGTGATGTGGTTGGTGTTCGGCGTGACGCTGGGCATCGTGGCCGCCGTGGTCAAGGGATCCATCATCGACCGAGGAATCGTCGGTCTGACACTCCTCATCTATGCGTTCCCAACATTCTTCCTCGGCGTCTTCTTCCTGAAGTTCGTCGTGATCAAATGGGGGATACTCGCCTATCCCGGCTATGTCTCGATAGCCGAAGGCGGGGTTGCCACCTGGCTCAACAACCTGCTCCTACCGGGAATGACACTCGCCCTGGTGTTCCTCGCCAGCTATGTGCGCATGACCCGAGCGTTCGTGCTCGAGTCGCTCGGTGAGGACTACATCCGGACCGCGCGCGCCAAGGGGCTCACCAGCCGCAGGGTCCTCTTCAAGCACGCGCTTCGCGCGGCGCTCACGCCGCTGGTCACCATGACCGGCATCGACTTCGCGTCACTGCTGGGTGGGGCGATCATCACCGAGCAGGTCTTCGCCTACAGCGGCATGGGCAAGCTGACCGTGGACTCGTCCCAGGCATGGGACCTTCCGACGATCATCGGGATCGTCGTGGTTGCAGGAACGTTCGTCATCCTGGCCAACATCATCGTTGACATCTGCTACGCGCTGATCGACCCGCGCGTCCGGCTGGGCTGA
- a CDS encoding ABC transporter substrate-binding protein, translating into MSKKLKRALAAGSALALGLGLAACGGDSGGGGSANDEPGEKGGTLQYMQSFLYESADPQRIYYGVQLAQWRRVLYRGLVAFPMSEDPEEGTTPVPDLATDTGTVSDGGKTWEFTLKDGVKWEDGSDITCADVQYGTSRVFANDVIIGGPNYTLSYIDVDGYPGPYKATPEQQKAFEEAVSCSPDNKTVTFHFNKPWADFNQAAAGMMMVDPYKESFDEGDRSKWKVLSNGPYKVEGGVWDKNKGATLVRNDQYDPETDTPDTLRKALPDEINWVINGSETAGELFNDRLIQDQGDDQYAITSARVTAQQLPKVQSGPVNERYLNVVSPFTDYLVLNAKTLTDAKVREALAVGLNAEGYIKALGGELVAEPADSIVNPGTAGYQPNPAFEGISDGAGDPAAAKALLEEAGVKMPYAIKLSYPKTPTADKAMAVLQESWNKAGFDVTLDGQGDTYYDVIAQPDKDSDVMWAGWGSDWPSAMTVIPPLFDSRPNISKTTCGNDYGCYDSDELNKIIDEAANASNVEDQQAKMQEADAFLGKEYAYIPLDNQKFNWLHGSKVTGFTTTPASSSYPELGLIGVSQK; encoded by the coding sequence ATGAGTAAGAAACTGAAGAGGGCACTCGCAGCTGGTTCTGCGCTGGCTCTCGGTTTGGGACTCGCCGCGTGTGGCGGCGACTCGGGTGGCGGTGGCTCCGCCAACGACGAACCCGGCGAGAAGGGGGGCACTCTCCAGTACATGCAGTCCTTCCTCTACGAGAGCGCGGACCCGCAGCGCATCTACTACGGCGTCCAGCTGGCCCAGTGGCGTCGCGTCCTGTACCGCGGCCTCGTTGCCTTCCCGATGTCGGAGGACCCGGAGGAGGGCACCACTCCGGTTCCCGACCTCGCGACCGACACCGGCACCGTGAGCGACGGCGGCAAGACGTGGGAGTTCACGCTCAAGGACGGTGTCAAGTGGGAGGACGGCTCCGACATCACCTGTGCGGACGTCCAGTACGGCACCAGCCGCGTGTTCGCCAACGACGTCATCATCGGTGGCCCGAACTACACGCTCAGCTACATCGACGTCGACGGCTACCCGGGCCCCTACAAGGCGACCCCGGAGCAGCAGAAGGCCTTCGAGGAGGCAGTCAGCTGCTCGCCCGACAACAAGACGGTCACGTTCCACTTCAACAAGCCGTGGGCCGACTTCAACCAGGCGGCGGCCGGCATGATGATGGTCGACCCCTACAAGGAGTCGTTCGACGAGGGTGACCGCAGCAAGTGGAAGGTCCTGTCCAACGGGCCCTACAAGGTCGAGGGCGGTGTCTGGGACAAGAACAAGGGCGCCACGCTCGTCCGCAACGACCAGTACGACCCCGAGACCGACACCCCGGACACGCTGCGCAAGGCGCTCCCGGACGAGATCAACTGGGTCATCAACGGGTCCGAGACCGCTGGTGAGCTCTTCAACGACCGCCTGATCCAGGACCAGGGCGACGACCAGTACGCGATCACCTCGGCGCGCGTCACCGCGCAGCAGCTGCCGAAGGTGCAGAGCGGCCCGGTCAACGAGCGTTACCTCAACGTGGTCTCGCCGTTCACCGACTACCTGGTGCTCAACGCCAAGACGCTGACCGACGCGAAGGTGCGCGAAGCACTGGCCGTCGGCCTCAATGCGGAGGGCTACATCAAGGCCCTCGGTGGCGAGCTCGTCGCCGAGCCTGCTGACTCGATCGTCAACCCGGGCACGGCTGGCTACCAGCCCAACCCGGCGTTCGAGGGAATCTCCGACGGTGCGGGCGACCCGGCAGCTGCCAAGGCGCTCCTCGAGGAGGCCGGCGTGAAGATGCCGTACGCGATCAAGCTCTCGTACCCCAAGACGCCGACGGCTGACAAGGCCATGGCCGTTCTCCAGGAGTCGTGGAACAAGGCTGGCTTCGACGTCACGCTCGACGGCCAGGGTGACACGTACTACGACGTCATCGCCCAGCCCGACAAGGACTCCGACGTCATGTGGGCCGGTTGGGGTTCGGACTGGCCGTCGGCCATGACGGTCATCCCGCCGCTGTTCGACAGCCGACCGAACATCTCGAAGACCACCTGCGGCAACGACTACGGCTGCTACGACAGCGATGAGCTGAACAAGATCATCGACGAGGCCGCCAACGCCTCGAACGTCGAGGACCAGCAGGCCAAGATGCAGGAAGCGGATGCGTTCCTGGGCAAGGAATACGCCTACATCCCGCTGGACAACCAGAAGTTCAACTGGCTCCACGGCTCGAAGGTCACCGGGTTCACCACGACCCCGGCGTCCTCCAGCTACCCGGAGCTCGGCCTGATCGGCGTCTCGCAGAAGTAG